CTTATAGAATTTACATTGAAAAGTGTAAATTTTTCTCACCTGCTCCATTTGAAAAACGCATAAAATTAACTGAAACGATGTGTCTTGGATATTACTAAAGTCCGCTAGCTAGCTTGCTAGCGGGATAAATTTATATCTTTTTGTAAGGTGCTTGGCCAACTTCATAGAAGTTATTACCCTCGCAGTCAATGGCAACTATTGCTGGGAAATCCTCAACTGTAAGCCTAGCAACTGCCTCTGGTCCTAGCTCTGGATAAGCTAGCACTTCATATTTTTTGATACTTTGGCTAATGAGAGCTCCAATGCCGCCGATAGCAACCATATAAACACAGCATGATTTTTTCATAGCCTCGACTACTGCGTCACTCCTGTAGCCTTTACCGATCATACCATTTATACCAACTTCATTTATCATAGTTGGGGTGTATTTATCCATTCTGCCGCTTGTTGTTGGGCCTGCTGCACCGATAGCTTGATTTGGCTTGGCTGGAGTTGGTCCAACATAGTAGATAGTCTCACCCTTTAGTTCAACTGGCAGCTTTTCGCCACGTGCCAATGTTTCAGTAAGTGCCTTATGTGCAGCGTCACGAGCTGCTATGATAGTGCCTGATATTAGGACATTGTCACCTGCCTTTAGGCTCTTTACCACCTCTTTATCAAATGGTGCTGTTATTCTTTTTACTTCTGACATTTTCTCTCCTTAAAGCTCAGCGTCTGCGTGGCGTGCAGCATGGCAGTTAATGTTTATAGCAACAGGAAGACCTGCTATGTGGGTTGGGTACCACTCGACATTTACTTTAACAGCAGTGGTGTCACCGCCAAGTCCTTGAGGACCAACACCAGTTTTACAAGCAAGCTCTAGTAACTCGTCTTCTAATTTGGCATATCTTGGATCAGAATTTTTACTATCGACTGAACGAACTGCTGCTTCTTTTGCCAAAAGTGCTGCCTTATCCATCGTACCACCTATGCCAACACCTATTGTTAGTGGAGGACAGGCGTTTGGTCCAGCGTATTTTACAGCCTCTAAAAAGACTTTTTTTACACCCTCTATACCATCAGCTGGCACAAGCATTTTTAAAACCGATTTATTCTCACTACCAAAACCTTTTGGAGCTACTTTTATCTTTAGCTTATCTCCTGGTACGATCCTAGTGTGAATGACGGCTGGAGTGTTATTTGTGGTATTTTTTCTCTCAAAGAGTGGCTCAGCAACGACTGACTTTCTTAGATAACCTTCAGTGTAGCCTTCCGCAATACCCTCATTTATCGCATCTTCAATATATCCACCCTCGATATGCACATCTTGGCCGATCTGCACGAAAACAACCGTCATACCGGTGTCTTGGCAGATAGGTGCAACGCCCTCTTCCGCAAGCTTAGCATTTTGTAAAATTTTGCCCAAAATGTCTTTGCCTAGTGACGAGCTTTCGCTACTTTGAGCCTTTGTAAAAGCAGCCTTTAAATCTGGCGTCACGACATAACAGGCCTGTTTGCAAAGCTTGGCAACGACTTCTCTTATATCTTTTACATTTATTATTCTCATCTTTACTCCTCGTAAAAAACAATTTTTAATTATATTAACTATATTTAAAATTTAAGATTAAATTTTACTGCTGGATATCTACTCGAAAAAATTTATATGAGTTTATTTTATTTGACTACAACTAGAAGACTTGTCTAAAACAAATTTAATGAAATAAGCGATGGTGAAATTAAGTCTATACATCACAATATTGACAGAAATTTACATAACATGGCTTATTTAAGCCATAAATATATAAATTTAAGATTGAATACTCTCCTCTTCATTTTTTATCTTTTTTCTAACTTTGACTCGTGAGATACTGGCTCCATCCATCTTTCTTACTTCGTAGTAGCAGTTTTCATCCTCGATCTTGTCCCCAACTACTGGCAAACGACCGATTAGGTTGAAGACATATCCACCGATTGTAACTTGATCTGTCTCTTCGTCAAAGCTTATACCAAGAACCTCTTCAACGCTCTCTAGATCATATCTACCTTGAAATTCGTAAATATTGTCATTTATCTTTTTATAGTGCTGATCAACTTCATCGTGCTCGTCATTAAAATCACCAAGCACCTCTTCCATTATATCTTCCATCGTAAGAAGTCCGGCTGTGCCGCCATACTCATCAACTACGAGCGCAGCTGAAATTTGCTCTTTATTCATCATTACAAGTACTTTTGAAATAGAAAGGCTCTCAGGCACGATGACAAATTTACGAACAATTGAGTCAAAACTCTTCTCTTTATCTTTGCTAAAGTGAAGCTGCAAAATATCTCTAATGTGTATCATGCCCAAAATAATATCTTTTGAGCCGTCTATATAAGGAAAGCGAGTGTATTTTGACTCAAATACAACTTGTAAATTCTCTTCAAAACTCTTTTGTTTATTTATACAGATCATATCACGCCTTGGCGTCATGATCTCTTTTGCGACTGTGTCACTAAAATCGACTGCATTTTTAATAATCTCAGTCTCAAAACTATCAAGCACACCGCCCTTTAAGCTCTCGCCGACAATGATCTTTATCTCTTCTTCAGAGTGCGCTAGTTCATTCTCTTTAGCTGGCTGGATACCTAAAATTTTAAGTCCAATGGTCGCTAAAATATCAAAAAGCTTAATTACAGGAGAAAATAGCACCCAAAAAAAGTGAAGTGGACGAGCGATTTTTAACACTGAAGTCTCAGCCTTTGCGATAGCAACTGACTTTGGCACAAGCTCGCCCATTACAACGTGAAGTAGTGTAATAAGCGTAAATGCGATCGCAAAACCAACCGTATGAACTAAGATATCGCTAAAGTTGAAGAAATTTTTAAGTGGTGCTTCTATAAGTCTTGCAACTGCTGGCTCACCGATCCAACCAAGAGCAAGTGAGCTTAGTGTGATGCCAAGCTGAGTGGCACTAAGATAGGTATCAAGCTTGTTTGACATCTCAAAAGCAAGCTGAGCGTTTGGCTTTTTCTCTTTGATAAGCTCTTCAAGTCTAGACTTACGAACTTTAACAAGAGAAAATTCTGATAAAACAAAAAAGGCATTTAGTAAAATGAATACAACGGCAAGTATTACCATTAAAAGCGAATTATCGCTACTGGGGTTCAATTATGATCCTTAAGAGTTAAAAATTTTTGCCTGATTATAGCGAATTTATATTTAGCGGTCAAATTATCCACGTCCAAAAGTAACAACATTTCTTAAATTTAAGATTTATAAAAACTTCTTAAATCATATTTTGATAACATTATTTTCATCACTAAATTTATGGATTTTACAATGAGCAAAAAGAATTTTTCATCGCGTTGGGCATTTATATTGGCCTGTGTTGGATCAGCAGTTGGCATGGCAAATGTCTGGGGCTTTCCTTATAAACTTGGCACAAATGGTGGTGCAGCGTTTTTACTCATCTATGTTTTTTTCATAGCTCTTTTTTCATATGTTGGTCTAAGTGCGGAGTATGCGATCGGTAGACGTGCAAAGACTGGTACGCTTGGATCATATAAATATGCTTGGCAAAGTAGAAATTTAGGCGTATTTGGCAGTATTATTGGCTGGCTTCCGCTTGCTGGCTCACTTTGCATAGCTATTGGCTACGCAGTCATCATCGCTTACGTGCTAAAAGCCCTTACTCAGGCACTTACTGGCTCATTTATGAGCGTTGATACGAACGTTTGGTTTAACTCATTTGCACTTCAAGATTACTCAGTCTTGCCTTATCATTTTGTCATCGTTGTTGGTACGCTTCTTACACTATTTTTTGGGGCAAAAAGTATCGAAAAAACAAATCAAATAATGATGCCACTGTTTTTTGTATTGTTTAGCATCTTGGCTATAAATGTTGCGATGCTGCCAAATGCATTTGATGGATATAAATTCCTTTTTATTCCTGACTTTAGTAAGCTTGCAGACCCGATGGTATGGGTTTCTGCGATGGGTCAAGCCTTTTTCTCGCTCTCTATCACAGGATCTGGCATGATAGTTTATGGGGCTTACCTTTCAAAAGATGAAGATATCGTTGAGAGTGCTAAAACTACGGCCTTTTTTGATACTATTGCGGCTCTTGTAGCCGCTCTTGTTATGATCCCAGCGGTCTTTGCCTATGCTATGGATCCGGCCGAAGGTCCAAAGCTACTTTTTGTAACGCTTCCAAAAATTTTACAAAATATGATCGGCGGTCAAATTTTTGCGATCATACTATTTACAGCAGTCATCTTTGGCGGTATCACCTCACTTCAAAATATGTTTGAGGTCGTGGCTGAGTCACTTATGCATAAATTTCCGTTTCTTAATAGATTTTGGACACTCACGCTACTTTGTGCAGTTTGCTTTGGCATAGGAGCATTTATGGAGCCTATTAGTAGTTGGGGACCTTGGATGGACTTTGTGTCGATCTATATCATTCCAATCGGTGCGGTAATCGGTGCTATTTCTTGGTTTTGGATTATTAAAAAAGATGAAATTTTAGATGAGATAAATTCTGGAGCAAATAAATCTTATGGTAATTTCTGGTATTTTGTAGGCAAATTTATCTATGTTCCGCTAACATTTTTACTTTGTATCATAGCCGTAAGTAAGGGAATTTCTTTTTAAATTTAGCTCGCTAAGAAATGAGCTAAATTTAAAAATTTTTGAAGTTATCTTAGTTTTTTTGTGCCGATGTAAGTGGCAAAAATTTCTTGTGAGCCATCTTTTTTAAATAAAATAACATCGTATTGCTCAGCTTTACTGCCTTGCTCCATGCCTTGGCTCTCCATCGGCATGCCAGGTACTGCGATACCAACTACATCTTTTGGCTTAAGCTCTAATAGGCGCTTTACCTCATCGGCTGGAACGTGACCTTCAACGACGTAGCCATCAACGATAGCTGTATGGCAGCTTGAAAGCTCTAGCGGTACGTTAAATTCTTTCTTAACTTTAGCTATATCATCTACTTTTATAACCTCTTCGCTAAATCCAGCCTTCTGCATCGCCTCACCCCAGCTAGTACAACATCCACAAGTTGGGCTTTTATAGACCTTCATATCAGCCGCAAATGCAAGTGTTGCAAAAAAACCAAGAGCCAAAAATGCTAATTTATTCATCATTTTCCTTTACGTTAAAATTTGCAAAATGATATAGTTTGGGTTTAAATTTTATATAAATGCTTAAACCTTGCCTGCTATAATTGCCAAAATTTACAAAAGGTAATTTATGTTTTCATCATTTTTTAAAGATAAAAAATGGGCACTCTGGGCTTATGGCGGAGCGATATTTATCATCTTGCTTCTTGTCTATCAAACGCACCTAAATGTCCGTATAAACGAGTGGTATAAAAATTTCTACGACATAGTGCAAAACTCAAAAGATCATGATGTAAGTGAGTTTTGGCGAGAAATTTTTAACTTTATAAAAATTGCTATGCCTTACGTCGTGACTTACACTGTGATCTCGTTTTTTGCTAGCCACTGGGTCTTTCGCTGGAGAGAGGCGATGACGTTTAGATATCTAAAATTTTGGCAAAACTGCAAAAGTGACATCGAAGGCAGTTCGCAGCGTATCCAAGAAGATGTCTACCGCTTTGCCAAAATAATGGAAAGCCTTGGCGTGCAGGTTTTAAGGGCGATTATGACGCTAATTGCCTTTATACCAGTGCTTTGGGAGCTAAGTAAGAGCGTAAGTTTGCCTTACATCAAAGATATCGAGGGCTCGCTTGTTTATATCGCTTTAATAATTAGCATAGGTGGCTTAATTATTTCGTGGTTTGTGGGCATTAAACTCCCGCATATCGAGTATAACAACCAAAAAGCAGAAGCGGCATTTAGAAAAGAGCTGGTTTACGGTGAAGATGACAAGGTTAAATTTTGCGGGCCAAATGTCATGCTAGAGCTTTTTACGGGCGTAAAGTTAAATTATTACAAACTATTTTTGCACTATGGCTACTTTAACCTTTGGCTCATCTCATTTTCACAAATTCTTGTCATCGTGCCTTATGTCATCATGGGAAATGGCCTATTTAGCGGCGTTATAACGCTTGGTGTGCTTATACAAGCTAGCAACGCTTTTTCTCAAGTTAGAGAGAGTTTTAGCGTCTTTATCGACAACTGGACGACGATAACAGAGCTAAGATCTGTAAATAAACGTTTGAGAGAGTTTGAGAGAAATATAAACTATAAGGCGTAAGGGTAAATTTACATACCAAATAAACTCTAGTAAATTTTAAAATTTCATGAGCGAGTAATTTCGGCTCTAAAATTTGAGCTAAGCGATAAGCGAAGCCAAATTTTAGTAGTTAATTATTAGGAGTGATGAAAGTTTAAAATTTGCAAAATAGCTTTATTAAATTCGTAAATTTCTTTTTATTTAAAAGGGAGACAAGGGGACTTGAATTACGAAGCCGTCCCCTTATCCCCCTTTTTAAATCCCCTAAACCCCTCGCACGTTAGGAGTGGCATGCAATCGTGCTGGCGCACTGCATGCGTTTTATTTTAGAAAATTTCTGACAAATTTTAAAATTTGCAAGCCGTTTCAGCTCCAAAAATTAAATTTCTCTCACCGTTTAACAATGCATATCTAACTCAGGCTATAATACGCAAAATTTTAGTCCAAAAAGGATAAAAATGAAAAAATTTCTACTTACATTGTTAGCGACTAGTTTGCTCTTCACTGGCTGCTCAAGCGTTACAAAATCAGGTGTCGTTGGTGCTGATCGTAAGCAACTCATGCTAATATCATCTGAAGCTATGGAGCAAAGTTCAGCTCAAGCTTATGTCAAGACGCTCACAGCTGCTAGAAGCAAGGGCGAGTTAAATGTCGATCCGATCCTTACAAAAAGAGTTCAAGATATCGCAAAAAGACTGATCGCGCAAACTGGCGTTTTCAGAGAGGACGCCTTAAAATGGAAGTGGCAAGTAAATGTCATAAACGAAGATACGCTAAATGCTTGGTGCATGCCAGGCGGCAGGATCGTCGTTTATAGCGGCATCATCAAGAGGCTAAATTTGACAGATGCGCAGCTAGCAGCGGTCATGGGTCACGAGATCGCCCACGCGCTTAGAGAGCACAGCAGGGAGCAAGCGAGCACCGACCAGCTCAAAAACATCGGTATCTTCGCAGTCGCGACCGCCACAGGACTTGGCGACCTTGGCGCAAGCGCTCTAAATTTAGCCAGCCAATACACCATCTCACTACCATTTTCTCGCTCACACGAGACCGAGGCCGATCACATAGGCACTGAGCTAATGGCAAGAGCTGGATATGATCCAAAAGAGGCGGTCGAAGTTTGGGTCAAGATGAGCAAGATGAGTGGTGGCAAAGTGCCTGAAATTTTAAGCACACACCCATCAAACGAGAGCAGGATCAAGGATCTAAAAGAGATCTCAGCAAAGCTTGAGCCAGTATATCAAGCAGCCAAAAAAGGTTAGGCTTGATCGAGCGAGCAAATTTAAGCGACCTTGAAG
This genomic interval from Campylobacter concisus contains the following:
- a CDS encoding M48 family metallopeptidase translates to MKKFLLTLLATSLLFTGCSSVTKSGVVGADRKQLMLISSEAMEQSSAQAYVKTLTAARSKGELNVDPILTKRVQDIAKRLIAQTGVFREDALKWKWQVNVINEDTLNAWCMPGGRIVVYSGIIKRLNLTDAQLAAVMGHEIAHALREHSREQASTDQLKNIGIFAVATATGLGDLGASALNLASQYTISLPFSRSHETEADHIGTELMARAGYDPKEAVEVWVKMSKMSGGKVPEILSTHPSNESRIKDLKEISAKLEPVYQAAKKG
- a CDS encoding hemolysin family protein; this encodes MVILAVVFILLNAFFVLSEFSLVKVRKSRLEELIKEKKPNAQLAFEMSNKLDTYLSATQLGITLSSLALGWIGEPAVARLIEAPLKNFFNFSDILVHTVGFAIAFTLITLLHVVMGELVPKSVAIAKAETSVLKIARPLHFFWVLFSPVIKLFDILATIGLKILGIQPAKENELAHSEEEIKIIVGESLKGGVLDSFETEIIKNAVDFSDTVAKEIMTPRRDMICINKQKSFEENLQVVFESKYTRFPYIDGSKDIILGMIHIRDILQLHFSKDKEKSFDSIVRKFVIVPESLSISKVLVMMNKEQISAALVVDEYGGTAGLLTMEDIMEEVLGDFNDEHDEVDQHYKKINDNIYEFQGRYDLESVEEVLGISFDEETDQVTIGGYVFNLIGRLPVVGDKIEDENCYYEVRKMDGASISRVKVRKKIKNEEESIQS
- a CDS encoding DUF411 domain-containing protein, producing the protein MNKLAFLALGFFATLAFAADMKVYKSPTCGCCTSWGEAMQKAGFSEEVIKVDDIAKVKKEFNVPLELSSCHTAIVDGYVVEGHVPADEVKRLLELKPKDVVGIAVPGMPMESQGMEQGSKAEQYDVILFKKDGSQEIFATYIGTKKLR
- a CDS encoding fumarate hydratase; amino-acid sequence: MRIINVKDIREVVAKLCKQACYVVTPDLKAAFTKAQSSESSSLGKDILGKILQNAKLAEEGVAPICQDTGMTVVFVQIGQDVHIEGGYIEDAINEGIAEGYTEGYLRKSVVAEPLFERKNTTNNTPAVIHTRIVPGDKLKIKVAPKGFGSENKSVLKMLVPADGIEGVKKVFLEAVKYAGPNACPPLTIGVGIGGTMDKAALLAKEAAVRSVDSKNSDPRYAKLEDELLELACKTGVGPQGLGGDTTAVKVNVEWYPTHIAGLPVAININCHAARHADAEL
- a CDS encoding Fe-S-containing hydro-lyase yields the protein MSEVKRITAPFDKEVVKSLKAGDNVLISGTIIAARDAAHKALTETLARGEKLPVELKGETIYYVGPTPAKPNQAIGAAGPTTSGRMDKYTPTMINEVGINGMIGKGYRSDAVVEAMKKSCCVYMVAIGGIGALISQSIKKYEVLAYPELGPEAVARLTVEDFPAIVAIDCEGNNFYEVGQAPYKKI
- a CDS encoding putative transporter; translated protein: MFSSFFKDKKWALWAYGGAIFIILLLVYQTHLNVRINEWYKNFYDIVQNSKDHDVSEFWREIFNFIKIAMPYVVTYTVISFFASHWVFRWREAMTFRYLKFWQNCKSDIEGSSQRIQEDVYRFAKIMESLGVQVLRAIMTLIAFIPVLWELSKSVSLPYIKDIEGSLVYIALIISIGGLIISWFVGIKLPHIEYNNQKAEAAFRKELVYGEDDKVKFCGPNVMLELFTGVKLNYYKLFLHYGYFNLWLISFSQILVIVPYVIMGNGLFSGVITLGVLIQASNAFSQVRESFSVFIDNWTTITELRSVNKRLREFERNINYKA
- a CDS encoding sodium-dependent transporter, translating into MSKKNFSSRWAFILACVGSAVGMANVWGFPYKLGTNGGAAFLLIYVFFIALFSYVGLSAEYAIGRRAKTGTLGSYKYAWQSRNLGVFGSIIGWLPLAGSLCIAIGYAVIIAYVLKALTQALTGSFMSVDTNVWFNSFALQDYSVLPYHFVIVVGTLLTLFFGAKSIEKTNQIMMPLFFVLFSILAINVAMLPNAFDGYKFLFIPDFSKLADPMVWVSAMGQAFFSLSITGSGMIVYGAYLSKDEDIVESAKTTAFFDTIAALVAALVMIPAVFAYAMDPAEGPKLLFVTLPKILQNMIGGQIFAIILFTAVIFGGITSLQNMFEVVAESLMHKFPFLNRFWTLTLLCAVCFGIGAFMEPISSWGPWMDFVSIYIIPIGAVIGAISWFWIIKKDEILDEINSGANKSYGNFWYFVGKFIYVPLTFLLCIIAVSKGISF